One window from the genome of Hyalangium ruber encodes:
- a CDS encoding ABC transporter ATP-binding protein: protein MAPRPSPHIYRRLMGYLRPYRGLLVAGLSASLLAAAATSAYAWVVGPLLRAVLTGEAITLAGTSLPPDEMLRRLPLLVVAIAAVKATAQFLQGGWMQRLGQRVMADLRGFLYARLLSQPPAFFERRHSGELLSRFTADVPLVEFSVTQALSSYVKDGLQILALLVTCALIDVKLFLLTFVVMPATVFPVTRFARSLKKTATRSQASLGALSALTAEQLQNLPVVQAYGGVPRALATYDAEAERYLHVMRRSLFLRGAFSPTVEMLGIVGVALVVMWGARAVAAEPALAGRLLSFIAAALLLYQPVKSLSGTLSQVLTGLVAAERLFALADEPAPPDEGRPASPLGQALVLEEVRATYPDGREALRGVSLTVPAGARVALVGASGAGKTTLFSVLLGFLPTSGGTVRWDGAPLPELKPSSVRAQMAWVPQEPVLFSGTVRHNLLLGRPEASEAELWEALALAHADDFVRALPGGLEEPVGERGSRLSGGQRQRLALARAFLRRPSLLLLDEPTSALDAASEAAVGAGLTELMKGRTVLVIAHRLSTVRDADLIVVMDAGRVVESGTHAELVARAGRYAQLLGEGAVAA, encoded by the coding sequence GTGGCCCCCCGTCCCTCTCCGCACATCTACCGCCGCCTGATGGGCTACCTGCGCCCCTACCGGGGACTGCTCGTGGCGGGCCTGAGCGCCTCGCTTCTGGCGGCGGCGGCCACCTCCGCGTACGCGTGGGTGGTAGGGCCGCTCCTGCGCGCGGTACTCACCGGCGAGGCGATCACGCTGGCGGGCACGAGCCTGCCTCCGGACGAGATGCTGCGCCGGCTGCCCCTGCTCGTGGTGGCCATCGCGGCGGTGAAGGCCACCGCCCAGTTCCTCCAGGGCGGGTGGATGCAGCGGCTGGGCCAGCGGGTGATGGCGGATCTGCGCGGCTTCCTCTACGCCCGCCTGCTCTCCCAGCCCCCCGCCTTCTTCGAGCGCCGGCACTCGGGCGAGCTGCTCAGCCGCTTCACCGCGGACGTGCCGCTGGTGGAGTTCTCCGTGACGCAGGCGCTCTCCTCTTATGTGAAGGACGGGCTGCAAATCCTCGCGCTGCTCGTCACCTGCGCCCTCATCGACGTGAAGCTGTTCCTGCTCACCTTCGTGGTGATGCCGGCCACGGTGTTCCCGGTGACGCGCTTCGCCCGCTCGCTGAAGAAGACCGCCACCCGCTCCCAGGCGAGCCTCGGCGCCCTGAGTGCCCTCACCGCCGAGCAATTGCAGAACCTGCCGGTAGTGCAGGCCTATGGCGGGGTGCCCCGGGCGCTGGCCACCTATGACGCGGAGGCCGAGCGCTACCTCCATGTCATGCGCCGCTCGCTCTTCCTGCGCGGCGCCTTCAGCCCCACGGTGGAGATGCTGGGCATTGTCGGCGTGGCGCTGGTGGTGATGTGGGGTGCGCGCGCCGTGGCGGCCGAGCCCGCGCTCGCTGGACGCCTGCTCTCCTTCATCGCCGCGGCGCTCCTGCTCTACCAGCCGGTGAAGTCGCTGAGCGGCACGCTCTCCCAGGTGCTCACCGGCCTGGTGGCGGCCGAGCGCCTCTTCGCGCTGGCCGACGAGCCGGCGCCGCCCGACGAAGGCCGCCCGGCCTCTCCACTGGGCCAGGCCCTGGTGCTGGAAGAGGTGCGCGCCACCTACCCGGACGGCCGCGAAGCCCTGCGCGGGGTGAGCCTCACCGTGCCGGCGGGCGCGCGCGTGGCGCTGGTGGGCGCCTCGGGTGCGGGAAAGACGACGCTCTTCTCGGTGCTGCTGGGCTTCCTGCCCACCAGCGGCGGCACGGTGCGCTGGGATGGGGCGCCGCTGCCGGAGCTCAAGCCCTCGAGCGTGCGCGCGCAGATGGCGTGGGTGCCCCAGGAGCCCGTGCTCTTCTCCGGCACGGTGCGCCACAACCTGCTGCTGGGCCGCCCGGAGGCGAGCGAGGCGGAGCTGTGGGAGGCGCTCGCCCTGGCCCACGCCGACGACTTCGTGCGCGCGCTGCCCGGCGGCCTCGAGGAGCCGGTGGGCGAGCGCGGCTCCCGGCTCTCGGGTGGACAGCGGCAGCGGCTGGCCCTGGCGCGCGCCTTCCTGCGCCGCCCCTCGCTGCTGCTCTTGGACGAGCCCACCAGCGCCCTGGATGCGGCCAGCGAGGCCGCCGTGGGCGCGGGGCTGACCGAGCTGATGAAGGGCCGCACGGTGCTCGTCATCGCCCACCGCCTGTCCACGGTGCGCGACGCGGACCTCATCGTGGTGATGGACGCCGGGCGGGTGGTGGAGTCCGGCACCCACGCCGAGCTGGTGGCGCGAGCGGGACGCTACGCGCAGCTCCTGGGCGAAGGCGCCGTCGCCGCCTGA